A section of the Myxocyprinus asiaticus isolate MX2 ecotype Aquarium Trade chromosome 22, UBuf_Myxa_2, whole genome shotgun sequence genome encodes:
- the LOC127412614 gene encoding protein shisa-3 homolog → MVRLLKCVLLGYLTWNLRISDARGEYCHGWLDTSGNYHEGFQCPEDFDMVDATVCCGTCSLRYCCAAADARLDQGTCTNDRQEENHTQYAAQPIYVPFLMVGSIFVAFVIVGSLVAVYCCTCLRPKQPTQQPIHFSLRSQGETIPMILTTAPPSLRTPSRQSSTATTSSSSVGGGSSVRRFSLGRGDALGPCSQQQLLMVSSSSASTPVSVTSTQPLLPPPPPPPYTSQQGLQGSNSLQHPHNQLQLHHQTLLPAQSSGFLLPQQYFFPLQQEPFSGNKGFADFSQS, encoded by the exons ATGGTGCGCCTGCTGAAGTGTGTCTTGCTGGGGTATTTGACGTGGAATCTGCGGATATCGGATGCCCGGGGAGAGTACTGCCACGGCTGGTTGGACACCAGTGGGAATTACCACGAGGGCTTCCAGTGTCCGGAGGACTTTGATATGGTGGATGCGACTGTGTGCTGCGGGACCTGCTCATTGCGCTACTGCTGCGCCGCCGCGGACGCGCGTCTCGACCAGGGAACCTGCACGAATGACAGACAAGAGGAGAATCACACGCAATATGCGGCCC AGCCCATCTACGTGCCCTTCCTGATGGTGGGCTCCATCTTCGTGGCATTTGTCATTGTCGGCTCTCTGGTGGCTGTGTACTGCTGCACCTGTCTGCGACCCAAACAGCCCACTCAGCAGCCAATCCACTTCTCGCTCCGCAGTCAGGGCGAGACTATTCCCATGATCCTTACCACGGCTCCGCCCAGCCTGCGGACACCTTCGCGGCAGTCTAGCACAGCCACCACCAGCTCCAGTTCGGTGGGAGGCGGGAGCTCGGTCCGTCGCTTCTCCCTGGGTCGGGGTGACGCACTTGGGCCATGTTCGCAACAGCAGCTTCTGATGGTCTCATCCTCCTCAGCATCCACACCTGTATCTGTGACATCAACCCAGCCCCTACTGCCCCCACCACCTCCACCACCCTACACCTCCCAGCAGGGCTTACAGGGCAGTAACTCTCTCCAACACCCACACAACCAGTTACAGCTCCACCACCAGACCCTGCTGCCGGCCCAGAGCTCCGGGTTCCTTCTGCCTCAGCAGTACTTCTTTCCGTTGCAGCAGGAACCCTTCTCCGGGAACAAGGGCTTTGCTGACTTCAGCCAGAGCTGA